The following is a genomic window from Geobacillus subterraneus.
TGGTCAAGCAGCAGCTCGCCGCGCGCCACTTCCTCGCCTTTAATTTTTATCCGGTATTCGTTCGGCTGAAGCTGAATGTTATCGCGGATGCGCACGACCGGGACGACGATGCCGAGCTCAAGCGCGAGCTGGCGGCGGATCATGACGATCCGGTCAAGCAAATCGCCGCCCTGGGCCGCATCAGCGAGCGGAATGAGGGCATAACCAAACTCAAACTCAATCGGGTCGACATGCAACAGTTGGATGACGCTTTCTGGGCTTTTCAATTCGTCCGCTGCCGCCGTTTCCTCTTCCGGCCCGGCGCCGGCCGCTTCCTCCTGTTGTTGGCGTCCGGCAAACCGGTAGCCGCCGAGCGCTAACAGCCCGGCAATCGGCATCGTCAACACGTCGCTAATCGGCGTAAACAAGCCGAGCAAGAAAATCGTTCCGGCAGTGACGTACAACATTTTCGGAAAAGCAAACAGCTGGCGCATAATATCGCCGCTTAAGTTGCTGTCGGACGCCGCACGCGTGACGATGATGCCGGTCGCGGTCGAAATCAGCAGAGCCGGAATTTGGCTCACAATTCCATCACCGACCGTCAGCAGCGTATAGCGTTTCGCCGCCTCGGCCATATCCATCCCTTGCTCGACGACGCCGATGACCATGCCAAACAACATATTGATCACGACGATAATCATCCCGGCGATGGCGTCGCCCTTGACGAACTTGCTCGCCCCGTCCATGGCACCGTAAAAATCAGCCTCTTGCGCGATCTTTTCCCGCCGCTGCCGCGCTTCCTGCTCTGAGATCATACCGGCGTTTAAATCCGCGTCAATGCTCATTTGTTTTCCCGGCATCGCATCGAGCGTAAAGCGGGCCGCCACCTCAGAGACGCGCTCCGATCCTTTCGTAATGACGATGAACTGGATAATGATTAAAATTAAAAACACAACAAATCCGACGACGACATCGCCGCCGACGACGAACGTCCCGAACGTTTCGACGACGCCGCCCGCCTCCCCTTTGCTTAAAATCGAGCGGGTTGTCGAGACGTTCAACCCTAATCGGAACAAGGTCAGCACTAAAAGCAATGACGGAAAAATGGAAAACTCAAGCGGTTCTTTCGTATTCATCGCTGTCAGCAAAACGAGCAAGGCGAGCGAAATATTGACGATGATCAAAACACTGAGCAGCCATGTCGGCAACGGGATGACGAGCATGGCGACGATGAGCACGACCAGTAACAGAACTGATAAATCTTTCCATTGTGCTTGCATGTTTTTCTCTCCTTGCTGCTACACATTTCGTTTGAGCCGATAAACGTACGCCAAAACTTCCGCCACCGCTTTAAAAAACGCCTCCGGAATCATATCGCCGACCTCCGCCTGCCGATAAAGCGCCTGAGCGAGCAGACGGTTCTCAACGGTGACGACACCGTTGGCTTTGGCGATTTCCTTAATTCTTAAGGCGACATAGTCCGCCCCTTTCGCCACAACGAGCGGCGCTTCCATTTTTCCGTCTTCATACTTGAGCGCGACCGCATAATGGGTCGGGTTCGTAATGACAACATCTGCGTTCGGCACTTCTTGCATCATCCGTTTCATCGCCATTTCCCGCTGTTTCTGTTTGATGCGCGACTTGATGAGCGGGTCGCCTTCCGTCTTTTTGTACTCATCTTTAATGTCCTGCTTCGACATGCGAATGTTTTTCTCAAATTCAAACCGCTGGTACAAATAATCAAACAACGCTAAAAATAAGAGCGCCGCCGCGGCATACAGCCCCATTTTCACCGTCAAACCGCCAATGACCGCGAGCATGGCACCCGGCGGTTTGGAGGCAAGCGCCATGAGTTCGTTTCGTCCGGAAAGCAGCAGCGCAAAGACAATTGCGCCGATGATGCCGGCTTTGAGCACTGATTTCAACAATTCGACAATGGCGCGCAGCGAAAAAAGCCGCTTCATTCCTTGCACCGGATTGAGCCGGTTCCAGTCCATTTTCAGCGGTTCAACAGTAAAAAGAGCGCCGATTTGCAAAAAGTTGGCCAGCCCGGCCGCCAGCACGGCAGCGGCAAAAAACGGAGCCAAAAGGAGCGCCGCATGGCGGAGCCAGTCAAGAAACAGCAGGTGAAGCGAATCGATCGTCAACGGAACGGACGCATAATCGGACAGCGCGCGGGCGAACAGGCGCAGCAAGCCATCGCGTTCGTACTCCCCCGCCAAAGACAAGGTGAGAAACGTTGCAAGCAAGACGGCGGCGGCAACTGCGTCACCGCTTTTCGCCACCTGCCCTTTTTCCCGTACTTCTTGCCGTTTGCGCGGCGTCGCCTTTTCCGTTTTTTCTCCCGCAAAAAATTGCAAATCAAGCCGCCAGCGGCCCATCTTACGCGCCTCCCAACAACCGCATAAACTCGCGCAGCGACGCAAACATGAGCTGAAACAGTTCACGGGCGGAAAGCAAAATTCCGCCGATCGCTGCAAACAGGAGCAAAAACGCCGCCGCCGTCTTCAGGGAAAAACCGACGGCAAAAATGTTCATTTGCGGCACGGCGCGGGCGATGATGCCAAGCGCCACATCGACTAAAAAGAGCGCTCCGACAAGCGGGGCGGCCATTTGCACGGCGATGGCAAACATCGCAGCGAACGCGCGAACCGCATACTCGACCGCCCGCCCGTCGGCAATATGCGGCCATCCGTCGAGCGGCAGCCAGCGATAGCTGTAAAACATGCCATCCAGCAACAGATGGTGACCGTCAAGCGCCAGCAACAACAAAAGCGCCAGCGAGTGAAGGTATTGGCCTAAGAGCGGGCTTTGCGCCCCGGTTTGCGGATCAATGACATTGGCGATGGCAAACCCGATTTGAAAGTCAATCAACCCGCCGGCCATTTGCACCGCCGCCATAACGGTCGCCGCGATCAGTCCAAGCGCCAGTCCGACGAGCACCTCTTTAAAGATCAGCAGCATATACACATCATTTAATGGCAGCGTCGGTTTGGGCACCGCCAAAAACAACAGCCAGCTGAAAAAAAACGCCAACCCGATTTTATACGAAGCCGGCACCGTCCGATACGAAAAGAGCGGCATCGCAGCAAAAAACGAAGCGGTGCGGGCGAAAATAAGCAAAAACGCCGGAAAGTGAGTCCATAATTGTTCCATGATCGATCAGCCTATAAAGGAAGCCAAATTGTTGAAAATATCATGGGCGTACGACACCATTTTCGAGAGCATCCACGGCCCGAACAACACAAACCCGAGCAGGACAGCGACAATTTTCGGCACAAAGGCGAGCGTCTGCTCCTGAATTTGCGTCGCCGCCTGGAAAATGCTGACGACAAGCCCGACAACAAGCGACAGCAACAAGAGCGGGCCGCAGACAATCAACACGATATAAACACCTTGCTCAGCAAGGCGAATGACCAAATCGGCACTCATGGACGCCACCTATCTTTATTGAAAACTTTGCAGCAATGATTTGACGACTAAGTGCCAGCCGTCAACAAGAACAAACAACAAAATTTTAAACGGCAGCGAAATCATCACCGGCGGCAGCATCATCATTCCCATCGACATTAAGACGCTGGCGACGATCATGTCGATGACTAAAAACGGAATAAAAATCATAAAGCCCATTTGAAACGCCGTCTTCAGCTCGCTAATCGCAAACGCCGGAACGAGCGCGGTGAGCGGGATGTCGTCGACCGTTTTTGGCGGTTCGGCGCCGCTGTATGATAAAAAGAGCGCTAAATCCTGCTGCCTTGTATGCTTGCTCATAAACTGCTTGAGCGGAACAGCAGCGCGTTCGTATGCCTCATCCAAATCAATTTTTTCAGCGAACAGCGGCTGCAGCGCCTGGTCATTGATGTCTTTCCATGTCGGCGCCATAATGAAAAACGTTAAAAACAATGCCAACCCAATCAACACTTGGTTTGGCGGCATTTGCTGCGTGCCGAGCGACGTGCGCACGAACGACAAAACGATAACGATGCGCGTAAAACAAGTCATCATAATTAAAATGCCGGGAGCAATCGACAAAACGGTGAGCAACAGCAGCAATTTCACCGATGTCGACACATGCTCGGGAGCCATGGAATTAAACATATGGACAAATTCATTCATCGCCGGCCGTTCCTTCCTCTTTCAGCCGACTAAGCCATTCGTTTCGCTTTTCGGCCATTTGTTTCATTTCCTCGGCAAACAGCACCGAAAATGGAAGAGATGAGTTGCCTTTCGATCTTGATTTTGTCGCCCAATATTCGCGAAGCCGGGAGCCGAATCGGCTGAAATCAGCCATTCGTTCAAGCCGTTCATTATGCTGCGCGAGCAGTTCGTTCATTTCATTTTCGTCGCTAATTTCCCGCAATAGTTGAATCGAATCGCCGACGCCGATCACAAGCAACCGGTTGCCGACTTTAATGAGCTGGACGGAACGATTCGATCCGACGCTCGTCCCACCAAGGTGTTCGATGACACCTTTTTGACCGGGGCCAAATGGCTGGCGGCGGGAAAGCCATTTCAGCAGCATATAAAGAAGAATAAGGACAAAGGCGGTCGCCCCGATGAGCCGGAGCACATCGGAAGCAGAAACGGCATCAACCGATTTGCCGGACGATTGCATCTGTTGCCCGGCCGGCGCCGACGGCCCGCACGCATCCGGGTGCTGCAGGCAGTCGGCGACCGTCGGGCTTTGGGCGGCCGATGCCGGCGATGCGCTCAATACGATGGCTGCCATAAACAACGCTGCCGCCCATCGCCATATTGACATCAATACGCTCCTCCTCTTATCGCTTATCCGATCGTTTTGTTAATCGCTTCAATGACGCGGTCCGCCTGAAACGGCTTGACAACGAAATCTTTCGCCCCCGCTTGGATGGCGTCAATCACCATCGCCTGCTGCCCCATCGCTGAGCACATAATGACTTTGGCGTTGCTGTCGATTTTTTTGATTTCTTTCAACGCTGTAATCCCGTCCATCTCCGGCATCGTAATGTCCATCGTCACAATGTCAGGGCGCGTCTCTTTATATTTTTCGATCGCCTGCCGACCGTCGGCCGCTTCGGCAACGACCTCATGCCCATTTTTGGTCAAAATGTCTTTAATCATCATCCGCATAAACGCAGCATCATCGACTACCAGTATTCTAGCCATGTCCCCCTACCTCCTGTATTGCCTATTATTTTAGCCGTTTTAGCCGATCGCTTTGGCTGACAATGTCGGTGATTCGGACGCCGAAGTTTTCGTCGATCACGACGACTTCGCCTTTCGCGATCAGCTTGTTGTTGACAAAAATATCGACTGGTTCACCGGCCAGCTTGTCGAGCTCAATGATCGATCCGGCCGACAGCTGCAAAATTTCCTGCACCGAGCGCCTCGTCCGTCCAAGTTCGACCGTCACTTGCAGCGGCACATCAAACAACAGCTCTAAATTGCGCGCCTCCGTCGCGGCAAGCGGCGGATCGTCGAGCTCCGCAAAATCAGCCGCTTGAATATGCCGCTCAGCCATCCTTGTTTCTTCCTTAGAACGTCCGACCGGTTCATTTGTGAAGCGGCCCGCCGCCGGGGAGGAAGGCATGCCGCCCCCCACGCGGGCGTAAGCAGGCGCCGGTTGTGGCTCTTCGAGCGGCACCGCGCCCGCGGGCGATGGTTCAAGTTTATTCTCCTGGATTTCCGCCGCTCCGGCCGCCTCAGCCGGCGAACCGAGCAAATGGGAGACGAGCTCTTTGGCGAAATCAATCGGCAACAGCTGCATAATGTTCGAGTCAATTAAAGCCCCGATTTTCAGCCGGAATGACACTTTAATGAACAAGTCCTCGTCCGGTAAATATTCCAATCCTTTTCCTTCAGCCAAATCGAGAAGATGGAGCGTCGGTGGAGAAATATCCACCCGTTTCCCAAAAACAGTTGACATCGACGTCGCTGCTGAGCCCATCATTTGATTCATGGCCTCCTGGACTGCGCTCAGCTGAATCTCGCCCAGCGAACTGTCGGCTGTCGTTCCGTCGCCTCCAAGCATTAAATCCGCAATAATGGCCGCATCTTGCTGCTTTATAACAAGCAAGTTCGTCCCGAGAAACCCTTCCGTATAATTGACTTGGATGGCAACGTACGGCTGCGGAAACTCATCGGCAACGCTTGTCCGCTCAATGATAGACACGCTCGGTGTCGTAATTTCCACTTTTTGATTCAACAACATTGACAGCGCCGTCGCTGAACTGCCGAATGAAATATTGCCAATTTCCCCAAGGGCATCTTGCTCGAGCGGGGTGAAAATATCGTGGAGCGCCGGAACGTGATCGCTATTGTCCATTCCGCGCAATAAAGCATCGATTTCATCTTGCGACAACATTCCATCATTCATCATGGCTTTCTTCTCCCCCCTCGATCATCGCTAAAATTTGCACCGCCAGCTTTTTGTTCCGCTTCCCCGGCTGGCCGATAAATTTTGGGATATGGCCGATTTTGACGACAAGCGGCTCATGAATCGACTGCTCGAGTTCGATGACGTCCCCCACCTCGAGCTGAAGAAATTCACCGACGGTGACGACCGCTGTGCCAAGCTCGGCGACAATCGGCAATTGGGCCGTGCGGATGCGCCGTTCGATTCGTCCCGCCTCCTCGGGAGAACGCTCTTTTTTTTGCGCCTGCATCCAGTAATGCACCGACAGCCGCGGCATAATCGGCTCTAAGACGACGTGCGGGATGCAAACGTTCATCATGCCGCGCGCTTCGCCAATCTGCGTGTTGAGCGAAATGACAACAACTGTGTCGTTCGGTGCGATCATGCGCAAAAATTGCGGATTGACCTCAAAATCAACAAACAACGGATCGATCTCAGCCACCGACTCCCATGCATCGCGCCAATGGGCAAACGCTTTGTCAAACAGGCTGGACATGATGCGCGTTTCAATTTCGGTTAGATGATCCACTTTGTCCATGCTGGCGCCGCGGCCGCCCATCACCCGATCAAGCATGGCATAAGCGATGTTCGGGTTCACCTCAAGCAGCACATGCCCGTCTAGCGGCGGCACTTCAAAAACGTTAATGATCGTCATCTTTGGAATGGAACGGACGAACTCCTCGTAAGGAATTTGATCAGCCGATGCGACCGAGATTTGCACGTATGTGCGCAACTGAGCGGAAAAAAATGTTGTCAACAAGCGGGCAAAGTTTTCGTGAATGCGCGTCAAGCTGCGAATTTGGTCTTTGGAAAACCGAAGCGCCCGCCGGAAATCGTATGTTTTGACGCGCCGCCCTTCCTCTTCCTTTTTAAGTTCTTCCGCGCTCATTTCCCCAGCGGAAAGCGCGGCAAGCAGCGCGTCAATTTCACTTTGCGACAGTACTTCCCCGGCTGTCATGTCACCTTCCCCCCTTTAGATGGCAGGCTACTGGAGGATAAAGGAGGTAATGTAGACGTTCTCCACTTTTCCTTCCTGCATCAATGCGTTAATGTCTTGCTTGAGCCGCTCTTTCAGCGCCGCCATTCCTTCCTTTCCTTTAAAGTCGGCCGCCTTCATTTCCGAAAGCTGCTCGATGATCGCATCTTTAATTTGAAAATCGCGTTTCTCCGCCTCTTCTTTTCCTTTATCGCTGTCGGTCTGGATTTTAAATGATATTTTAATATAGCGACCGTCCGCTAAATTCGTCGTCATTTCCGGGATGTCGATCGAGCTTTCAGCAAGTTCATCGGCGCTCGGCGCCTCCTGTTTCCCTGCGTTGGCCATTTTCATCACCGCCACGAGCGCCGCTGTGCCGGCTAAGGCGATGATCGCCAGCATAATGGCCATCGTTTTGATCACTTTATTCCCTTTCACGATCCAATCCCCCTGCCTCCGGTAAGCGAAACGCGCCGATTTGCCGGTAAAATTCGCTTGTGAGCGCCACGACTTGTTCGACCGTTTCACGAACGACAAATTTTTTCCCGTTCGTCAGCGTCACGGTCGTGTCGGGAAACGCCTCAATTTGCTCGATGTAAAGCGCGTTAAGCATAAACCGTTTACCGTTGAGCTTCGTTAACGAAATCATCGGTGAACGGGCGTTAGGAGTCTGCTAACGCCCTTCCTCCTATTCTATTTTTTCAAGTTGACCAACTCTTGCAAAATTTCATCCGACGTTGTAATGATGCGCGTATTCGCCTGGAACCCGCGCTGGGCGACAATCATTTCGGTAAATTCTTCAGCAAGGTCGACGTTGGACATTTCTAGCGTGCCGGATCGAACAGAACCAATGCCGGCAACATTGGCAAAATTCAATATTGGAGCGCCGGAGTTCATTGTCTCTGTATATACACTTCCTCCTGCTTTTTCCAATCCGTCATTATTCGAAAACTTGGCCAACACAAGCTGCCCGGCCCATCGGAGTGTCCCAAACTGGTCAACATAAGTAATTGAACCATCTTGACCGATATTTATACTTTTTGCCTCTTTCGGTATTTTGATCGGCTTATATTGAACAGCAACAGATCCGGTTCCTGTTCCACTGCCGGATGGAACAGAAACGTTAATTGTTCCTCCATTGTAAACCGGTGGGTCAGCAGTAAAATTAAACTGTGATTGAGCGATATCCTCCGGCGTCGGACTCAGCGTAATGGTCATACTAGTACCTCCTGTCGGAGTGTACGTTACATCTCCGTACGCCGCAAATCCAACGACATAATAACCATCGCTGGTCACTAAATAGCCTTCATCATCCAAATAAAAATTCCCTGCTCTCGTATACCGGACATTAGTAAAGCCGGACTGATTCACCGATTCCGCCACTTGGAAAAACCCATCTCCCGAAATCGCTAAGTCAAGCACGCGTCCTGTTGTTTGTAAACTCCCCGATGTATGGATAGTGTCGATCGCAGCGAGCTGCGAGCCTAAACCGACTTGTTTCGGGTTCGTGCCGCCAAGGCCGCCGCTTGGCCCACTCGCACCAGAGATCGTTTGACTCATTAAATCTTTAAAAATGGTTCTTCCTTTTTTAAATCCATACGTGTTGACATTGGCAATGTTGTTGCCGATCACATCCAGCTTCGTTTGGAAATTGCGCATGGCGCCAATACCGGAATACATGGAACGAAGCACCGGTTTCCCCTCCCCTTCATCCTTTTTGTTCGACTCTTGTGACTGCATCAGCAGCGATCGTCGTTCCGTTATTCAGCTCGAGGACAATTTGTCCATCTTGTTGCACGACTGATTGAACGACCGCGCTCATTGTTGAATCATCCTCTTGCCAATATACCGTTTTACCGATCCACTCGCTGTAGCGCAAAAGCGCGTCGCGTCCGCTTGTCTGCATCCATTGTTGCATGAGATCGGCGATGTTCATCATTTGCTCGAGAGACGAAAAACTCGCCATTTGTGCGATAAAGTCTTTATCTTCCAACGGATTGAGCGGATCTTGATTTTGTAGCTGGGCGAGCAAAATCTTTAGAAAGTCATCTTTCCCTAAAATGCGATCGCCCGTTTTCCGTTCCGGCTGGGCAGCGTTGGCCAGCCATAAATTTGAATCAATTGTGTTTGTTGCCATCCTCAATCCCCCTATGCATCCGCCTCAATCCCGTCTAACGCAAACGGGGAAGAAGGCGATGATTCCTGCTTTTGTTCCTGCTGTGACTCGCCATGTTGACGGCCGCCTTGGCGCTTCTCGGAATGCGGCGGCATGGCAGGACCTTCAAAATCGGTCCAAACCGTCCATTTTTCGACGGTAATGTGGCTCGCATCGAGCAACTGGGCGAGCTGCGGCAGATGGGCATGAAGCAACTCTTTTACGGCGTCATTTGACACAAGCAGTTTGGCGGCGAGCTTCCCGCCTTCGTGCACCATTTTCACGGTAACCGTCCCGAGATGTTCCGGGTGGAGGCGGATGACGAGCTGCGTTGCACCATTTGGCAGCTTCATCCACCGCCCCAACCGCAAGGCGCGGGCGACTTGGTTAATCAGAGAACTGCCGTTATCGGCTTCTGTTCTGCTTGTCTGACTGTCCAAACTAGCGTCAACAGACAACAGTGAGGCCATATTTGCTGAAAAAGCCGTATGGCCATCTGGCTGGAAACGATTCTCTCTATGCCACCCATGACGAACCTCATATTCCGCCGGCTGAACCCGCAACGAAAAGAAAGATTCGACCGATGCGTTTTTGCCGTTTAACTTTCTCCCCTCTTCACGGATATTCCCATCTGGCCACCTGTTTCCCAGTCCGGCACCAGTCAATTCGCTCTGACTATGAGCGGCTTGGAACAAACGTTGAGTCGTAGAAACTTGTGTGTTTTCAACTCTCTCACCAGCCAATTGGGTTTCTCTATGATCAAACGGCAGCAGCGGGTTTCTTATGTTCCTGCCGTTTGCGTCCGCGGCGACGAAAGAAGCATGATTTCCGCTTTCCCCATCGACTGCTGCCGGCAGCTGATCATGGCTCCCTTGCGCCACGCTTTGAGCGGAAAAGCTTCCTTCCGCCTGCATGGCTATAACAGGTAGCCAAGCTAGTTCCGCCTGCTCATCCGTTTTTCTCGTTTTATTTTCTGACAAAGATGGCGGTTGAGCCGCCTCTGTTTCAACTGAATCTGTCTCGGTCTGCCTGCGCGCAAGCAGCGCCGCGAACGCGCCGGTTGTCCCTGTTTCCTTTTTTGACATCGCCGGTGTCATTTCAACGCCTGTAGAGCGCAACAAGCTTGCTGCGATCACCGCTTTCATTCGGCCGCCTCCTCTCCCATCGCCCATTTGCGCAACGACGAAAGCAAGTTCGCCGCTTGTTCAATCGGCATTTGTTCCAAAATGGCTGCTGCCTTGTCTCCATCGATACGGCTCAACACAGCGAGCGCTTCGTCATCCGACAGCTCGGCTAAAATGGCAGCCGCCTGTTTTTCTGACATCGCCCCGTACATCGCGGCCACATCGTCCGTCGTCACGGCGGGCTTGGCAGCGTGATCGGCTTGTTCGGTCGAGTCCTCATCTGGCGCCGATAAGCGGGCGATTTCATGCTCTTTTACAGTTAATTCGTTCTGGAGCTGCTGAATTTGTTTTTTCTGGTTCTCAATCATCTCTTTTTGCTGTTTGATCGTCTGTTGCTGCGCCGCGATCGTTTTTGCCAGCGCTTTCTCCTTCTTTTTCCAGTCGATCCATTCGGACACAAACGGCACGTTCGCTGTCCATTGTTTTGTTTTTGCCGCCACATCGATGTCGGCTACTTTGACGATTAACAAGAGGAAGAAGGCGGCAAATAAACTTGGGATCACAATGACGAACAAGATCCATTGCCACCAGCTTGCCCTTTCTTCCTGTTGGACTTTGCTGCTTGCCATCTACGACTCCCCTTGCCGTGCAAAACGCTGAACAGCCATTTCGTCAAGAAAGCGGCTTTCTGCCTCTTTCTCGCGTTGCTCCGTCCATCGCCGCACACGTTCGCGCATTTTTTCATATTTTTTTACTTCTATATTCAATTCGATCAGGCGTTGCTGCCGGCGCTGCATCTGCTCGCGCGCTTGCATGACGATGAGCTGATAATGATCAATGGACCGCTGTACATTGCTGATATATTGCAGCATATGGCGAATCGCGCCGATCGATAAGCCGGTCCGCAGCTGTTCATCTCTCGCCGCTTCGCATTTTTCTTTTTCCTTGAGCAAGTGATACAGCGCTTCGGCCGCTTGTTCAAACCGGCGAACCGCCTCTTCGTACTCGCCAAGCGCCTTCTCTTTTTCTTTTTCTTTCATCGTCAATACTTTTTGCAGTCGGAATGTTGGCGCCACGCCTGCTCACCCTTTCAGCGTCCGAAAGTTTCGCCTCAACTCATCCCTCTGACGCCATTAGGCGAAAGAGGGCATCCATGCTTTCAGCACGCGTCGTTGTTTCGTCGATCTCCTGACGGCAAAACGCCATAATTTGCGGATAAAATTGAATCGCCTCATCAATTTCTCGAGAAGATCCGCGTTTGTACGCCCCTATTTGAATTAAGTCCTCCGAATCGATATAAGTAGAGAGAAGGCGGCGAAGCCGATTGGCCGCTTCGCGATGCTCTGCGCTAATGATATGGGGCATGACGCGGCTCACGCTTTTGAGCACGTTAATGGCTGGGTATTGCCCTTTATTGGCCAGTTGACGATCAAGCACAAAATGGCCGTCTAAAATACCGCGCACCGCATCGGCAATCGGCTCATTCATATCGTCGCCGTCGACAAGCACCGTATAAAAAGCGGTGATCGTGCCTGAGGCGTTTGCCCCCGCCCGCTCAAGCAGCTTTGGCAGCAAGGCGAACACCGACGGTGTATATCCTTTCGTTGTCGGGGGTTCGCCGACAGCGAGACCGATCTCCCGCTGCGCCATCGCAACGCGGGTGACCGAGTCCATCATCAACATGACATCCGCTCCTTGGTCGCGGAAATATTCAGCGATCGCCGTCGCGGTGTACGCTCCTTTGACACGCATGAGCGCCGGCTGGTCCGAGGTGGCGACGACGACAACCGAACGGGCCAAGCCCTCCGGGCCGAGGTCGCGCTCCAAAAATTCACGCACTTCGCGGCCGCGCTCGCCGATTAAGGCAATGACGTTCACATCGGCCGACGTGCGGCGGGCGACCATTCCCATGAGCGTGCTCTTGCCGACGCCGGAGCCGGCAAAAATACCGACACGCTGACCTTTGCCGACCGCGAGCAAGCTGTCGATGACGCGCACGCCGACTTCAAGCGGTTCGGCAATCGGCGGCCGGGTGAGCGGGTTCGGCGGATCGCGTTCGACCGATACCGGCTTCAGCCCAGGCGGCAGCGCACTTCCGTCAAGCGGTCGACCGAGCGGGTCAAGGACCGCGCCAATGAGCGCATCGCCGACGTATACTTCAAGCGGCTTGCCGGTCGCCTCAACGAGGCAGCCGGGAGCGATATGCGCCATAGAAGAAAAAGGCATAAGCAAGACGTGCTGCTCATGAAAGCCGACGACTTCCGCAGGAATTTTTCGGCCGCCGCCCGCTTCGTGAATGTAACAAAGGTCGCCGATCGAGCTTTCCGGCCCTTTCGATTCGGTCATTAATCCGATGACACGCGATACTTTGCCGAACCGTTTATACAAATCAGCGGCGACGATTTCATCAAGAAGCGCCTGCCAGTTCAGCGGACATTCCCTCCTTCAGCCGCCTGTAGAGCGCCTCGCGCAGCCGTTCAAGCTGCGTATCTACGCTGGCATCGACGCGTCCGAACGGCGTTTCTACAAGGCAGCCGTATTCCGGCAGTGTATCGTCCGGGTAAATAAATAAATCGACATGGTGCGGAAAAACGGATCGCAGTATCTCTTGCTGGCTGGCTACCGTTTCATAGCAATGCGGGTGCACATAAACGGCGACCTCCGTCTGCCGGCGCACTTCGTGCAGCACTTGGCGCACGAGCGGCAAAAACGCGCCTCGGTCGTTCTCGAGCGTAACACCGATGATGCGTTCAGCCGCTTTTACTGCCACTTCAAGTATCGTTTCTGCCGCCGATTCGAGCCGGGCATAAAACTCGTCATTGGCCCGTTCTGCTAAGCGGCGGGCTTGTTCGACCCATTCGCGATGCTCGCTCAGCGCTTCGTCGCGCCCAGCGGCATAGCCGTCTTCATACCCTTGAGCGCGCGCCTCCCGCATGAGCCGCTCTTTCTCGTGCCGCCATTGCTCCTGTTCGCGGGCCAGCTGTTCGTGCACTGTCGCATAATATTGTTCGGCTTGGCGGCGAAGCTCGGCCGCCTCCTCTTTGGCCGCAGCGATCGCTTCCAGTTCCCGTTGCCGATCATCCGCAGATGGCGGGACATTCGGAACATAACGCTGCACGGCGATCGTCTTTTTGCCGGTGCGGGCCGTCACTGCCGGCGCTTTAATGACGTTAGACAATAATATCATCTCCTCCCCCGCGGGCGATGACGATTTCCCCTGTCTCCTCGAGTCGGCGGATCACCGCGACGATGCGCGACTGCGCTTCTTCCACATCGCGCAGTCGGACCGGACCCATA
Proteins encoded in this region:
- the fliP gene encoding flagellar type III secretion system pore protein FliP (The bacterial flagellar biogenesis protein FliP forms a type III secretion system (T3SS)-type pore required for flagellar assembly.); translated protein: MNEFVHMFNSMAPEHVSTSVKLLLLLTVLSIAPGILIMMTCFTRIVIVLSFVRTSLGTQQMPPNQVLIGLALFLTFFIMAPTWKDINDQALQPLFAEKIDLDEAYERAAVPLKQFMSKHTRQQDLALFLSYSGAEPPKTVDDIPLTALVPAFAISELKTAFQMGFMIFIPFLVIDMIVASVLMSMGMMMLPPVMISLPFKILLFVLVDGWHLVVKSLLQSFQ
- the flhA gene encoding flagellar biosynthesis protein FlhA — encoded protein: MQAQWKDLSVLLLVVLIVAMLVIPLPTWLLSVLIIVNISLALLVLLTAMNTKEPLEFSIFPSLLLVLTLFRLGLNVSTTRSILSKGEAGGVVETFGTFVVGGDVVVGFVVFLILIIIQFIVITKGSERVSEVAARFTLDAMPGKQMSIDADLNAGMISEQEARQRREKIAQEADFYGAMDGASKFVKGDAIAGMIIVVINMLFGMVIGVVEQGMDMAEAAKRYTLLTVGDGIVSQIPALLISTATGIIVTRAASDSNLSGDIMRQLFAFPKMLYVTAGTIFLLGLFTPISDVLTMPIAGLLALGGYRFAGRQQQEEAAGAGPEEETAAADELKSPESVIQLLHVDPIEFEFGYALIPLADAAQGGDLLDRIVMIRRQLALELGIVVPVVRIRDNIQLQPNEYRIKIKGEEVARGELLLDHYLAMSPGVDDHSVDGIETVEPAFGLPAKWISEAMKDRAEMLGYTVVDPPSVVSTHLTEVLKAHAHELLGRQETKQLIDHLKESYPVLVDDVTPNPLSIGDVQKVLAKLLKEKVSIRNLPLIFETLADVGRLTGDTDLLTEYVRQALARQITGQYAVPGEPLRVMTLSGRAEKIIADAVQQTEHGRYLALDPTRAQMFVEAVAQALDRYPFAGQTPILLCSPAVRMYVRQLIERHFPTIPVLSYNELEADVEVQSVGMVEIE
- the flhB gene encoding flagellar biosynthesis protein FlhB; amino-acid sequence: MGRWRLDLQFFAGEKTEKATPRKRQEVREKGQVAKSGDAVAAAVLLATFLTLSLAGEYERDGLLRLFARALSDYASVPLTIDSLHLLFLDWLRHAALLLAPFFAAAVLAAGLANFLQIGALFTVEPLKMDWNRLNPVQGMKRLFSLRAIVELLKSVLKAGIIGAIVFALLLSGRNELMALASKPPGAMLAVIGGLTVKMGLYAAAALLFLALFDYLYQRFEFEKNIRMSKQDIKDEYKKTEGDPLIKSRIKQKQREMAMKRMMQEVPNADVVITNPTHYAVALKYEDGKMEAPLVVAKGADYVALRIKEIAKANGVVTVENRLLAQALYRQAEVGDMIPEAFFKAVAEVLAYVYRLKRNV
- the fliR gene encoding flagellar biosynthetic protein FliR, giving the protein MEQLWTHFPAFLLIFARTASFFAAMPLFSYRTVPASYKIGLAFFFSWLLFLAVPKPTLPLNDVYMLLIFKEVLVGLALGLIAATVMAAVQMAGGLIDFQIGFAIANVIDPQTGAQSPLLGQYLHSLALLLLLALDGHHLLLDGMFYSYRWLPLDGWPHIADGRAVEYAVRAFAAMFAIAVQMAAPLVGALFLVDVALGIIARAVPQMNIFAVGFSLKTAAAFLLLFAAIGGILLSARELFQLMFASLREFMRLLGGA
- the fliQ gene encoding flagellar biosynthesis protein FliQ, whose protein sequence is MSADLVIRLAEQGVYIVLIVCGPLLLLSLVVGLVVSIFQAATQIQEQTLAFVPKIVAVLLGFVLFGPWMLSKMVSYAHDIFNNLASFIG